A segment of the Flavobacteriales bacterium genome:
TTCTTGGTGATGCGCTTCTTCGCGGTCACGCCGGAAAGATCGCACGCGGAAGGGTTTGGTCGATTCTGCTAGATTCGTTCGACCAAACCTACCCTCCCATGAAACGCTTGCTTCGGATCCTTGGCTTGCTTGTGCTGCTCATCGCGCTCGCCGCTGGTGGCGCCGCCCTTTACGTGAGCACCGCGCTACCCGATGTGGATGCGCCTGGTGACCTTAAGGTGGAACTCACGCCCGAGCGGATCGAGCGCGGCCGATACCTGGCTAACAGCCTGTGCGTGTGCATGGATTGCCACAGCACGCGTGACTGGGACCTCTTCGCCGGCCCGCTGAAGCCCGGCAGCTTCGGCGCCGGGGGCGAGAAGTTCGATCGCACCATGCAGTTCCCCGGCGAGTTCTATTCGAAGAATATTACGCCTTTCGCCGTCAAGGATTGGAGCGACGGCGAACTCTATCGCGCCATCACCAGCGGTATCAGCAAGGACGGCCACCCCTTCTTCCCGGTGATGCCGTACGGGAACTACAACAAACTGGCGACGGATGATGTCCACAGCATCATCGCCTACCTCCGCACACTCGACCCCATTGAGACGCAGCCCTATCCGGCCAGCGTGATCGACTTCCCGGTCAACCTCATCATGCGCACCATACCTGCTCCCGCCGCACCCATGAGTCGGCCCGAGCCTGGAGACCCGGCGTACGGCGAGTATGTGGTGAACGCTGGCGCGTGCGCTGAATGCCATACGAAATCAGAGAAAGGGAAGAAGATCGGAAAGCCCTTCGCGGGCGATTTCGTCTTCAACTTGCCCAACGGCTCCATCGTGCGATCCTCCAATATCACCCCACATCCCACCGACGGCATCGGCGCCTGGGACAAGGCCACCTTCATCGCACGCTTCAAGCAGTATGCGGACAGCAGCTACGCGCCGCCCAAGGTCGACTGGCAGGCCGGCGACTTCCAGACCGTGATGCCCTGGATGATGTACGCCAACATGACCGAAGAGGACCTGGGAGCCATCTACGATTACCTGCGCGCGTTGCCCCCCGTGGCGGGCCGGCCGGAGAAGTGGACGCCTGCGCCTGCGGGATCCTAACGCAGTACACTGTACATCGCCAGGTCGAGCAGGCGCCCATCCGCCGTTCGGTAGTCGCGGCGCATGATGCCTTCGCGCTCAAAACCGCAGCGCTCCAGCACCGTGCAGCTGCCGATGTTCTCTGGATCCACGCGGGCCAGCACCTTCTCCATGCCCAGTTGCGTGAAGGCGAAGTCAACCGCCCACATCACGCCCATGGTGGTGATGCCCTTGCCCTCGTAGATGGCGCTGATGAAGTAGGCGATCTCGCAGCGCGGAACGGTCCAATCGAACTCCTTCAGGAAGACCAGGCCGATCGGATCGCTGCCTTCATAGTCTCGCATCACGAAGCAGAAGAACTCGCGCCGCTTCGATTTCACCAGCATGTCCTTGATATAGCTGCGCGTGGCGCGCGGGTCGGTGCAGTGCGCGCAGGTCACCGGGAAGTAGGGCTGCAGGCGCACGCGCTCCCGGTCGATCAATTTGAACAGGCCGAGGTGGTCGTCCTTGGTGATGGGCTCGATGATGACCGAATCGCTCATGACTCACGTGCCTTCAGCGCAGCGGCACGCATGGCGGCAGCGCGCTCCGCGCCAAGGTACCGTTCCACTCCTGCGTGGGCGAGGTAGACCACCGGCGTGCTCAGCAGCGCCACGATGAATTTGTACGCGTAAGCGGTGAGCACCATGGCCGAGCAGCGCGCGAAACTGAAGTCGTCGCGCAGGAGCCAGAAGGCCACATAGGTCACCACCACGCTGTCGATGAGTTGGCTGATCAGGGTGCTCCCGGTTGCGCGCAGCCAGATGCGGCGGTCTCCGGTGAGGCGCTTGATCCGGCGGAACACAAGCGCATCCACGAGCTGGCCCATCACGAAGGCCGTGAGCGAGCCCAGGATGATGTTCATGCCCTGCCCGAAGATTCCCGCGAAGGCAGCCTGCATGTCGGGCACGCCCTGCTGTGCGTTCATGTCCACCCAGAAGTCAGCAGGAGGCATGCCGATGGCGAAGTACATCACCACGAAGCCGAAAGCGATGAGCGCTGTGGTGAGCAGCGTGAGGAAGCGCACGCCACGCACCCCGTAGTAATCATTCACCACGTCGGTCATGATGAAGACGATGGGCCAGGGAAGCACGCCCACGCTGAGCACGAAGCTCATGCCCTCCTGACCGAGCAGCGTGAAGTCGGCCTTTGCCAGGCCGAAGACACTTTCGAGCTGGAAGAGCTTCACGCCGATCATCTCGGCCAGCAGCGCGTTGGCCGCGAAGAAGCCGCCGAGGATGAGGAAGAGCCGGGTGGCCTTATCGGAGAGGATGGAATGGATCACAGGGCCACAAGATCGCCCACCCGGACCGATTGCCCTTCGCCCATCGCATTCATCCCGAAGATCACCTTGCCGTCGAGGGAACGATAGCTCGCCAGCGTTCGCAGCGGCTCCTTGTCCCGCGCACCGGTCTGCTGATCCGTGGTGGTGATCACGCACCGCCCGCAGGGCTTCACCAACATGAAGCGCGAAGTGCCGAGGCTGATTGCCCGCCACGAATCCTCTTGGTAAGCGCTGCCGCCCGCGATCACGATGTTGGGGCGGAAACGATCCATCGGAACGGGCACCACGAGCCGGGCGTTCAGATCATCGAGCGAAGCCTGCGAAAGGATCAGGTAGGGGAAGCCGTCGCTCAGTGAGTTGATGCCTGCTGCGTAACGCGCATCGACCGTGCGCTGCGAGGCATCGGGCATGTACGTGAGCCGAACGGCGCTCCCCAGCCGTGCGCTGAACCACGTGCTCCATTCCGCTGAGCCTGCCAACACGCGCACGCTATCGTCGAATACTGTGGCATCGACCCATTGCGACGAATCGATGCTCCATGGCAGGTCGAGCCATTCTCCGGTGCGGATGTCGGTGACGCGGAAGCCTTCTCCCTGCTCCGAGCAGCGCAGCAACGCCATCAATGGTTGCTCACGTTGCGTGATGAAGCGGTTCTTCGCATCAACAAGCATCCAGCGCCGGTCGTGCGCGAAACCACGATCCGTGATGCGTGCCTCGCCTGCACTTATCCCACCGACCGATTTGATCGGGTAGAGGTGCAGGCTCGCTACCGTGAGGCTCATGGCCGCAGAACGCGCTTCACGAGGTCCTCGCCATCCACGCGCAGGCGGACGAAGTACGTGCCTCGCGCAACGGGCAGTTGGATGCGCCACGCGTTTCCCGCGCGTTCGGTGCGCACCGCAACCTGAGATCCGCGTGCATCATATGCCGCTACGAATTCGATGCGCGTGAGGCCATCAGCGCTGACCGTGATCCAGCCATCAGGTGTCGGATTCGGTGCGATGCGAATGCGTTCATTCGCCGGAGAGGCGATACCCGCCGGCCCGAGGAAGAGCGAATCAGCGGCCACCAACGATGGCGAGCGGTCACTGGCTTCCAGCATATCGCGGAAGGTGTTGATCTCCGGATGGTCGTGGCTGAACATCTCCTGGTTCCATGCGGGAGGAACGGGCTGATACCATACGCGGGCGAAGGCGCGCAGCGCATCGGGCACTCCGGATATGGGCACATGGTAACGCACCACGTCGGCGCCGGTGCCTTCCTCGCCGAAGGCATTGCGATTGAAGTCGATGTCGCTCACGGGCACGCCGGCCACACGCGTGGTGTCGTAGGCGTAATGCGCGCTGGTGAATCCGACGGGCGCGAGGCGATTGTCCTTGATCGGGTCCCTGGCGCGCTCGAGCACCGTGGTCACATCGCCATTCACATCTCCCATCACCAACTCGTAGATCTGTACCTGGTCGCCGCCGGTGATCGCATCGTGGTGCGGTTCGTACGGTGCATCGTGGCCTTCTACTTCATCGGCGCTGTTCAGCATGCCGCTCTTGAACACGGTATCGCCCTCGGTGGTGAGCACGACGAACTCCACGAAGGCCCGCCGCGATGGATAGCCGCTGGGGAAGCGGTGCCCGGCCCTGTTCTCCAGCCTCAAGGCGAAGTAGGCGGTGTCGGCCGTGCGGTCGAGCAAATTGAGTTGTGCATCGAGCGTGTGGTGCCGGAGCATGCGCTGCGTGCGCGTGATGGTGCTGTCGAACTGCAGGTCGGTGGCAGGGATATCGAGGGTGTCCTTGAATTGCTTCAACAGGCGGAGCATGTGCTCGTTGCCTCCCACGAGGTGATGAAGGCCGAAGGGCGACTGCGGATTCAGGAAGGGATACTCCGCCGCGAGCAGGATGCCGTCGTTGATGCGCGGCATGTGGCAGGTGTTGCACTGCGTGCCGTTGGCGCTGTAGACGCTGTTCAGCCATTCGTGGTAGGTGGCCTGCTCCACGAATCGGTCGCCGGTGAGGTTGCCTTCCAGGTCGGCGGTCTCGGTGATCAACGTGTGGCAGCCAGCGCACACCTTGCTGTTCACGATGTGGCTGCCGAAGCCCGGCGTGAAGCGCACGAAGAACTGCATGATGGCCGGGTTGATCTGGTCGTCGCTGTACGGCCCGTACACGCGCGCCGAGTCGAACTGCAATTCACCGCTGAAGAAGCTGCCTGCGGTGGCCTCGCTCTGCATGTGGCAGCTCAGGCAGCTTACGCCATCCATGCCGAGGCGGCTGGTGTCGAGGTGCGCGAGCGTGAAGAGGTCATGGCCGAGCAGCCGTTCCTCGTGCATGCCCAACGGCGCATGGCAGCCCAGGCACTTGTTCTGGAGAGAGTCGGCGTGCGCCGGGTTCACCAGCGATTCGTGTCGCACCTTGGCGCGGAAGAAGGGATCGCGCGCGCTGTTGGCCATCATCGTGCTGCGCCAATCATCCACCACGTTCACATCGCGGCCCTGCGCATCGATGCTGGCAATGCCCTGCAGGTCGCGTCCGTGGCAGCCGGCGCAGCGGCCCGCCGTGGTGAAGTAGGTGCCGATGATCACGGGCAGGCTGTCAGCGCTTCTCAGCAGCGAGAGTTCCAAGCGGCCGTGCGGGCCGAGCATGGGGCGCATGGCGAAGTCCCATGCCGAGAGCAGCAGCACCAGCAGCGCCGCAGTACCTAGCACAATGGTCTTCTTCCGCATGTTCGTGGCGCAAGGTAGAAGGCAAGGCAATGGCCCTTGGCCGTATGCCCGTCATGAAGCAACACGGGCCTGCGCGCACGGTTCGCCATCAGGCATGCATTGTGGGGATTTGGCTGCCCTGGCCGCATCGGCGCCCTGGCGCCCGGATACATTCGCACCATGCGTTCGCACCTGTTGTTCATCTGCCTCAGCCTGTCGAGCATCGCCCTCGCGCAAGGCGCCGAGCCCTTTGTGGATCACTGGGATGCCAAGAAGACGATCAAGCGCAGCGAGGGCCTCATGGTGAACGGCCGCGAATGGGGCGAATGGAGATTCTACGATCGGGAGGGGCGCTTGATGGAGCAGAGCGAGTTCAAGGCCGGCGAGCGCGATGGGCGCGTGCGCATCTACTATGACGGAGTGCAAGTGCAGCACGATGGCTTCATGCGGCGCGGCGTGCAGGACAGCACCATCACCAGCTACTACGCCAACGGCCAGATGATGGAGCGCGGCATGTACAAGAAGGGAGTGAAGGAAGGTCCATGGGAATATTTCTATGCCGATGGCAAGCCCATGCTGAGAGAGCGGTGGAGCCTCGGGATCGCCGTGGTCATTGATGCGTGGGACCGTGACGGTGCGCAAACCGTCACCAAGGGCGACGGGTTTGTGCGCGCGTACTTCCCCAGCGGCACCATCAGCGAAGAGAAACGGTACAAAGCCGGCGTGCCCGATGGGGTGCAGACCGAATACTGGCCGGCGGGCAACATCAAGGTGCAAGGCCCCTGCACCGGAGGCCTGCGTCATGGCGAATGGAAGTGGTTCTCCAGCGCGCGCAAACCGGAGAAGGTTGCCGGCTACCACACCGGCAAGCTGCACGGCGCCTACACCGTGTACCGGCCCGATAGCAGCATCGACGTGACCGGCTGGCACAAGCACGACAAGAAGGACAGCCTGTGGACCTGGTTCTCATCGAAGGGCAAGGTCGAGATGAGCGGCCCGTTCAAGGATGACCTGCGCGACGGCGTCTGGAAGCATTTCCATCCGAATGGCCAGTTGCAGAGCACCGGAGCCTTCAAGGCCGACAAGGAAGAAGGCGAGTGGGTCTATTACTACGAAGGCGGCCAACTCTGGAAGAAGGGCGCCTTCACCGCAGGCCAGAAGACCGGCATCTGGACCACGCGCTACGAGAACGGGCAGAAGCTCCAGGAAGGACCCTATGTGAACGGCAAGGAAGAAGGCCCCTGGCAGAGCTGGTTCGAGAACGGAAAGCAGAAGTCCGATGGCTCATTCAAGCAAGGTCGCATGGATGGCCTGTGGAAGGGTTTCTTCCCCGATGGCAGTCCCGACTATGAAGGCTGGTTCCAGGACGACCTGAAGCACGGTGCATGGAAGCTCTACTTCGATCCCGGCGAGGGCAGGATCACCGGCGGTCGCGTGCGCGAGGAAGGCAGCTATCATCAAGGGAAGAAGAGCGGGCGCTGGGTCGCGTACAGCGTGCATGGCACTCCGATCAGCGAAGGGCTCTATGCCAACGGCACGCCCACTGGCACTTGGATCTACTTCGACGATGCCGGCGTGAAGATGCGCGAGCAGGAATTGCTCAACGGCGACCCGCATGGCAACTGCAAGGTCTATGACCAGCGCGGCCGGGTGGTGCAGGAGATGAACTACCGCAATGGCCGCCTGCATGGCACCATGACCACCTACGATCGCAGCGGGAAGCCCACGAAGACCGTGGAGTACGAGGACGGACAGATCAAGCAGGCCGAGCCGCCGAAAGCGCAGCCACAGCAAAGGGGAGGAGCGGTGCCGGGCGGGAAGAGGTGAGCTGCGTGGAGATTCCGCGCGCTGATTCGCAGTGCTGCCTTGTCGTTCATACCTCCTGCACGAACCGCTCATTCGACCCTGCCGCAATGCGAAAGTGCCCTACGCATCGATCTTGAAGGGCTCGGTATTGCGCGAATCCTGTTTCTGTCGCGTAGGGTCCGTATGGGCCCGTGGTGCGCCTGGCCACGGTGCCACCCACCCGCAATCACCCGCCGATGCTCACCATCGGGCGTTCGCTCAGATCGTGCAGCACTTGTTCCTCCTTCTCCGGATTGAAGACCGGGAGCCCCCCCAGCTTGGCGTGCTTCGCCAGCACGTTCGCTTCGATCAGCGGGGTGATGTCCTCGCCGCGACGGAGCGCCGAGAGCAGGTCGGTCTCCTCGCGGGCGAATAAGCAGTTGCGCATCCTGCCTTCGGCGGTGAGGCGCATCCTGTCGCAAGAGCCGCAGAAGGGCTCGGTCACGGTGCTGATCACCGCGAAGGTGCCGGGCCATCCGGGCACGCGGTAGGCCTTCGCGGTGCTGTGGGCATCGTCGTTGAGCTTCTCGAACGAATGAACGCTGCCGATGCGCCCGAGCATCTCGCCGTAGGTGTACACGCGTTCGCGTCCCCAGTGGTTGCCAGCGAAGGGCATGAACTCGATGAAGCGCACGTGAATCGGATGGTCGCGCGTGAGCTCAACGAAGCGCAGGAGCTCATCGTCATTCACCCCGCGCATCACCACCATGTTCACCTTCACGCGCAGGCCGCGCGTGAGCGCGAGCAGGATGTTGCCATGCACCGCAGAGAACCCATCGCGCCGAGCGATCCGCTTGAATCGCTCGGCATCGAAGGTGTCCAGGCTGATGTTGATGCCCTTCAATCCGGCAGCCATCAGGCCATCGAGGTGCTTATGGAGCGAAAGGGCATTGGTGGTTAGGCCGATGGTAACGTTGAGCCCGGCAATGTCGCGCACGATGTCCACGGCATCGGGGCGCACCAGAGGCTCACCGCCCGTCAACCTGATCTTGTTGACGCCGAAGCGCTCAACGAACAGCCGCGCGATGAGGGCGATCTCTTCGCGCGTCATCAGCTCCTCGCGCTTGAGGAAGCGCTGGTCCTCCGGCATGCAATAGGTGCAGCGCAGGTCGCATTTATCCACGATGCTGATGCGCAGGCTACGATGCGTGCGGCCATGGCGGTCGGTGAGCGGCATGATCACGTGTGCAAGTTATCTTGACCGCGGCACCTTGACGCTTTTATTGATATGGCAACGAAGGATCTGAACCGCTGCCCTTGGCCGGGGAGCGATCCGCGCATGATCGCCTACCACGACACCGTATGGGGTGTTCCTGAGCACGATGACCGGAGACTCTTCGCGAAGCTGGTGCTTGATGGCGCGCAGGCAGGCCTGAGCTGGAAGACCATCCTGCACCGCAGTGAGGGCTATCGCAAGGCGTTCGATGACTGGAACGTGGAGAAGATCGCGCGTTATGGGCCGAAGGACATTGCGCGCCTGCTCGCCGATGAGGGCATCATACGCAACCGCGCCAAGGTGGGGAGCGCGATCAGGAACGCTCAAGCATGGCTGCGCATCATGGAGAGGGGTAAGGGCTCTTTCGACGATTTCCTATGGAAGCACGTGAACCACCGGACCATCGTGAACCACTGGAAGGACGTGAAGCAACTGCCCGCCAGCACGCCCTTGAGCGATGCTGTGAGCAAGGATCTGAAGAAGGCTGGCTTCAGTTTCGTGGGCACCACCATCGCTTACGCGTACATGCAGGCAATCGGTATGGTCGATGACCACATCGATGGCTGTTTCCGCAAGGCGAGGGGCTAGGGCTACCTTGCGGCGTGCGCCCGCCGGTATCATCAACGCCCATCACCCGTTTCGATGCAGGGACCGGGGCAGCTGCTGCTGATGTCCTGGTGACCGAAGAGCCGCTGGAGATCCGATTGGGCCACGGACCGCTGGATGCCAGGCAGGAACTGCGCCTCAGCGTTACCATGCGCACGCCCGGGCACGACGAGGAATTGGCGCGCGGCTTCCTGTTCACCGAAGGCGTCATCGCGGACCCCTCCGAAGTCGTGCGCATCGCGCCGTGCGAGCGGGTGAAGGAAGAGGAGCGGGGCAATGTGATCCGCGCCGAGCTGGATCCGTCGGTTGAGGTCGACCCCACCAGGTGGCAGCGGAATTTCTACACCGCGAGCAGCTGTGGCGTTTGCGGCAAGAGCAGCATCGAAGCCGTGCGGACCGCCTGCACAGGCACTATTGAGCCATGGGGCAACATTGATCCGGGCCTGATCACGGCCTTGCCCGATCGCATGCGCGAAG
Coding sequences within it:
- a CDS encoding c-type cytochrome: MKRLLRILGLLVLLIALAAGGAALYVSTALPDVDAPGDLKVELTPERIERGRYLANSLCVCMDCHSTRDWDLFAGPLKPGSFGAGGEKFDRTMQFPGEFYSKNITPFAVKDWSDGELYRAITSGISKDGHPFFPVMPYGNYNKLATDDVHSIIAYLRTLDPIETQPYPASVIDFPVNLIMRTIPAPAAPMSRPEPGDPAYGEYVVNAGACAECHTKSEKGKKIGKPFAGDFVFNLPNGSIVRSSNITPHPTDGIGAWDKATFIARFKQYADSSYAPPKVDWQAGDFQTVMPWMMYANMTEEDLGAIYDYLRALPPVAGRPEKWTPAPAGS
- a CDS encoding T9SS type A sorting domain-containing protein, coding for MRKKTIVLGTAALLVLLLSAWDFAMRPMLGPHGRLELSLLRSADSLPVIIGTYFTTAGRCAGCHGRDLQGIASIDAQGRDVNVVDDWRSTMMANSARDPFFRAKVRHESLVNPAHADSLQNKCLGCHAPLGMHEERLLGHDLFTLAHLDTSRLGMDGVSCLSCHMQSEATAGSFFSGELQFDSARVYGPYSDDQINPAIMQFFVRFTPGFGSHIVNSKVCAGCHTLITETADLEGNLTGDRFVEQATYHEWLNSVYSANGTQCNTCHMPRINDGILLAAEYPFLNPQSPFGLHHLVGGNEHMLRLLKQFKDTLDIPATDLQFDSTITRTQRMLRHHTLDAQLNLLDRTADTAYFALRLENRAGHRFPSGYPSRRAFVEFVVLTTEGDTVFKSGMLNSADEVEGHDAPYEPHHDAITGGDQVQIYELVMGDVNGDVTTVLERARDPIKDNRLAPVGFTSAHYAYDTTRVAGVPVSDIDFNRNAFGEEGTGADVVRYHVPISGVPDALRAFARVWYQPVPPAWNQEMFSHDHPEINTFRDMLEASDRSPSLVAADSLFLGPAGIASPANERIRIAPNPTPDGWITVSADGLTRIEFVAAYDARGSQVAVRTERAGNAWRIQLPVARGTYFVRLRVDGEDLVKRVLRP
- a CDS encoding queuosine precursor transporter, which gives rise to MIGVKLFQLESVFGLAKADFTLLGQEGMSFVLSVGVLPWPIVFIMTDVVNDYYGVRGVRFLTLLTTALIAFGFVVMYFAIGMPPADFWVDMNAQQGVPDMQAAFAGIFGQGMNIILGSLTAFVMGQLVDALVFRRIKRLTGDRRIWLRATGSTLISQLIDSVVVTYVAFWLLRDDFSFARCSAMVLTAYAYKFIVALLSTPVVYLAHAGVERYLGAERAAAMRAAALKARES
- the fdhD gene encoding formate dehydrogenase accessory sulfurtransferase FdhD produces the protein MRPPVSSTPITRFDAGTGAAAADVLVTEEPLEIRLGHGPLDARQELRLSVTMRTPGHDEELARGFLFTEGVIADPSEVVRIAPCERVKEEERGNVIRAELDPSVEVDPTRWQRNFYTASSCGVCGKSSIEAVRTACTGTIEPWGNIDPGLITALPDRMREAQIIFRHTGGIHAAALFDAGGRLQLLREDVGRHNAVDKVIGAAIASGRAFSRTMLLVSGRAGFELVQKCAVAGIPLMAAVGAPSSLAVQLANERGVTLIGFLRGNRFNVYAAP
- a CDS encoding GNAT family N-acetyltransferase, yielding MSDSVIIEPITKDDHLGLFKLIDRERVRLQPYFPVTCAHCTDPRATRSYIKDMLVKSKRREFFCFVMRDYEGSDPIGLVFLKEFDWTVPRCEIAYFISAIYEGKGITTMGVMWAVDFAFTQLGMEKVLARVDPENIGSCTVLERCGFEREGIMRRDYRTADGRLLDLAMYSVLR
- a CDS encoding MOSC domain-containing protein; its protein translation is MSLTVASLHLYPIKSVGGISAGEARITDRGFAHDRRWMLVDAKNRFITQREQPLMALLRCSEQGEGFRVTDIRTGEWLDLPWSIDSSQWVDATVFDDSVRVLAGSAEWSTWFSARLGSAVRLTYMPDASQRTVDARYAAGINSLSDGFPYLILSQASLDDLNARLVVPVPMDRFRPNIVIAGGSAYQEDSWRAISLGTSRFMLVKPCGRCVITTTDQQTGARDKEPLRTLASYRSLDGKVIFGMNAMGEGQSVRVGDLVAL
- a CDS encoding DNA-3-methyladenine glycosylase I translates to MATKDLNRCPWPGSDPRMIAYHDTVWGVPEHDDRRLFAKLVLDGAQAGLSWKTILHRSEGYRKAFDDWNVEKIARYGPKDIARLLADEGIIRNRAKVGSAIRNAQAWLRIMERGKGSFDDFLWKHVNHRTIVNHWKDVKQLPASTPLSDAVSKDLKKAGFSFVGTTIAYAYMQAIGMVDDHIDGCFRKARG
- the moaA gene encoding GTP 3',8-cyclase MoaA, which gives rise to MPLTDRHGRTHRSLRISIVDKCDLRCTYCMPEDQRFLKREELMTREEIALIARLFVERFGVNKIRLTGGEPLVRPDAVDIVRDIAGLNVTIGLTTNALSLHKHLDGLMAAGLKGINISLDTFDAERFKRIARRDGFSAVHGNILLALTRGLRVKVNMVVMRGVNDDELLRFVELTRDHPIHVRFIEFMPFAGNHWGRERVYTYGEMLGRIGSVHSFEKLNDDAHSTAKAYRVPGWPGTFAVISTVTEPFCGSCDRMRLTAEGRMRNCLFAREETDLLSALRRGEDITPLIEANVLAKHAKLGGLPVFNPEKEEQVLHDLSERPMVSIGG